Proteins from a single region of Drosophila biarmipes strain raj3 chromosome 3R, RU_DBia_V1.1, whole genome shotgun sequence:
- the LOC108024641 gene encoding protein unc-80 homolog isoform X2: MVTTNAAGTGTAAPTAGSTTNNNNLQTNHNSHGANNNNDDFDFDQDSGLQDLGLPVSVQTFLWRQIAPFIRPKLGKLHESTCLFCQHAPGHHESKEACKSFEKVLVQNIQFGLSPPLTKGLGVIPRWRLLQGALPHVMHACAALLYNRVKDMQAIGPVETKLLYTMQWILLYAAEECADDEGGEDLALGDAAEPKSKSIDQYLFSVPTITLFVYLFAPIIHHLKESDFQNFRLENGIKLWQGMWDNRAPGAPCFTAPVKPKARNLLCAPTPKGSTDVFPARKHSLSADAMSPKADSPQSGISDYGRQDEEGSWVSSPKEFAFPETIPEEASSVEDERVVIFRLPSAPQLMDNSFFTADASLLQQQQSQSRRGSRQSMNSRDKDKVPSTKFEFDQQELMRGASMKEKRSASIEKESDSDKSESVKADVSAATFLDVAVLRCLFISHWQEEGIFWSLQYLYNRLSDIGEEAAITLNQPRKRSNSLPIPQIEISLYQGPGSNSRDSPGSSVVKDYIEIPDPSPTVTACVAEEPQSAPSTTERRGSEKKKRVKMADLRAFVETKMFSKSEKNLEKVGLDTSSANGKTPLQHAEYHRSLDTGEKKLSRSASMISREPASNLIKGKSMPSLSCLLDSGFYRYVEPPKAPRPSQAACPRSTAFYPRNPIITVTEHTPTPSPDYMKRQGSIDSQLDALSNGGSIAGMGGNGGGNGSTGMGSTTTRYRGQMLRSHTDSHIDYTGVDESEAPGSSFYITRDGGIDYEIILLAISNVFKRDPAQVCSLRVLEAGLNICELLIEMGVLKLGEHAHEISMSITRRALQVLGCPHGCNDGVRGPPADFLRNQCQKILSRMLRQAGQRTKRFMQEMVKTSPLPELIDYFHAFLAFCVDPSSLLSPLSQGGYSTNFSGGMSGGAEAQVVGAVFKPLVSRFVEASKDLKGPENIALYGDIRQLVTYVKGAHGGPFRLVALSGILAVTPRPHKKGPSAQTTRVIRHIPQANVSQSLQNDDNRSQRRLLLKKRSTSSACASLLETEACEEHYKTSQSPLSNFRRRTTGVRPTLTPRHSERALLSDSTSSSERNSLGRLSGLVRWFRGTPKEASSIDLEIGSLNPEISSTFMRHASLKIQRGRSSDGIGRSIQRAKRRVERRLNRFGGIVKGKKKVGGIEETADFSRRSSSDMCDGPRESEVVILKERKLVPTEPVRVGMLRLSFLLETCAPGSFPDPQLVAAVLDLPQAPLVARATFLLECAHFVHLCNKGQWPAWMKQNVGSYRASGANINLNQMKQQVSQTSARRTHILQRAAGKMFHQWAEMVGARLEEILFTERLQYEAVNASLTDPEKQRELLQQDEEEDFLDETSVNPHGNDCPHSLKLIACVLLFEITAFLRDTYLMLPKTSKLIHRDKPAPWEKVYREANRRWSMALSSMGHSQTSAQSLQSIAAGNDGAGQSERKISFVLHEPDNESENSSNTTLTKEGEEARRPTASAVRPFLLRRGTATTTGGSFKRRSLKLRRNTKDSKDIETDFNMQSRRKVSSLSDRSDTSEQGMISGGEESPGILSDDQQPESPTDSNENDDTAKNMPWLKAIIDLMSSYNYYCTHKGYCHPFCYKRHMRSCTRLVKATRKVYGEEFGFTFDADHPNVEPTIITSGKPHTSRARSTRKVSEQSSTQTSPSKRKDSLSRKDRISDDPDLEMAEKLAKAFRQEKEKKMQEEPPILKFIRIHIRNLFHFPLATLLKGAVVLTEEMVIEAMPAAWELLLETNHDTATSSAAVFLMGSVKAQNFAFDIMQRALKHKDPDIRIGAIQRYLVLWKCRFHVWPRMEENAHDVTFKVPPGGIEFTLPSPKIGIESLPVVDPPWMPVQQTKDMDVTLNQDRHRSLVTATKSRKMQQTEAIRNALRQQRDKQRAERHSFLITMIPISQQASHEPGMEKLEDHEIEEDLDGTRMSSHLHHAHSLFPSVLCSSVMQIVGCLDDAAIGSDGNAVYEIAYQVIWVCLVEESALFLRYVFERLTRDRQDQMFKLLRHLIRFVPRLPQQAAFALYNSIIGYIMFYVRSSNELKQELVGSALSVLWMVVHSVHGIMFKDLKQILRKEQCDASILLTANVPAAKKIVVHGPADDDYNIPSQFPVQEDTLFCQLLKEALDYYPIDEKNTSHYCLVDYKSSKILNPNWYIRDLYFFKRSQYPEVRLMLMRPEESFLALQKQELTKKFVEIGKVHLTWAILKNVDMVVQRVVFLHEELMKLPSFPRKALEVDLDLHHGGEYGKVLLGLDVLHKFMWVRLIARMFEAMAGNFAYSADIQLFLNVLSGASILHAEDSCIMRYVMATFINAAFNFKNIFSTNGYFMIMPTLLQVYSLHQTNKLITTTIEYAVKQFYLLNRKPFILQMFGSVSAILDTDEDGTYGEAHKVQSSCLFNLLLSLEDPSPDPLNIAELVKEPKPLKAIDFCYHDEDDDVTVLDCITLCVMVVSYSAESTRGYQMLIILEAILPCYLQQIQSPSYIPLQGKSERDIILQLAVAIRTMVHNCEGLAKSYNGPYRNSPEHKGSSQRNCSRGPPCSPGLDFEEESHPKYMTDARTKNMMDSAEDSEMIRTEYRRPRDVLLSVVADFLTKSTARLAELAKKMPSDTKPTEVLDAKCHIRLADIAHSLLKVSPYDPESMACRGLQRYMQAVLPRAEWSNDTLRNALVTILRRIDKVFLKISKKPSIRRNTDWEAAAGLLKGIHETIIRHSYVLHWQQMKTLISTVQNLIVNEPGSGIPEGVSSAGAALMSQNPPAFFCSAVVRLVALQVVSPVDCFSLVHICGGSAEFATQEKAEGFLMHLIMPLCLKVCSGRGVSDVGELKMTDVSFLLTAVLNAMSPPAGRTGQAVSQINRVTGDLRAGSLTFTGSRDAKRPARISGSLYQAAFLALRIVCICFESRLSNEWPRIVRVMRDLGRRNEAAPDLWSFMEFVVTHRTPLYIVLLPFILHKISQPPIGDHERHMQFIIRERLRGTPPQGGIKSKGALLLELARELRDLRDELEEKRYDRESSEQKKSDTPAATSAAEAHKSQQRPSLISIFTGTTTGQATHSHVSAVPIDSRSGSGGICTPSDTLSQQTLHPPRESLSSSSTGRDPHTTTSESQSGEADAGSAPTLVGATPSGSGHHGSGGGGTGTSASAVPSHLSHSQSLQQAPFKAQPPKLRFVSSVEFRHSSGETSTTPLSPESPAEDSSGDHTRSRLQRSKAASRKTFRLKRSRLTPMEPPSIVTSQEEPAQQAQAKTLGEISWDSVSQTSSTSGYRDNNSLQTGLLSPDGSLGGLTLGRSPSQHSLLMVFEGQDEDTLI; this comes from the exons ATGGTGACCACCAATGCCGCCGGAACGGGCACAGCTGCCCCCACAGCCGGCAGCACcacgaacaacaacaacctgCAGACGAACCACAACAGTCACGGGgcgaacaacaacaacgatgACTTTGACTTTGACCAGGATAGTGGGCTGCAGGACCTTGGCCTGCCCGTGTCCGTTCAGACCTTCCTGTGGCGGCAAATAGCGCCCTTCATCCGGCCCAAGTTGGGCAAGCTGCACGAGTCCACCTGTCTG TTTTGTCAACATGCACCGGGACACCAT GAATCGAAGGAAGCTTGCAAG TCCTTTGAGAAAGTCCTCGTGCAGAACATCCAGTTTGGTCTGTCACCTCCTCTGACCAAGGGGTTGGGTGTGATTCCCCGATGGCGCCTGTTGCAAGGAGCTTTGCCTCATGTGATGCATGCCTGTGCCGCTCTGCTCTACAATCGAGTCAAGGACATGCAGGCCATAGGACCTGTGGAGACCAAGCTGTTGTACACCATGCAGTGGATCCTGCTCTATGCCGCCGAGGAGTGTGCCGATGACGAGGGCGGCGAGGATCTTGCTTTGGGCGATGCAGCGGAACCCAAGTCCAAGTCCATAGATCAGTATCTATTCTCAGTGCCAACTATTACA CTCTTTGTGTACCTCTTTGCGCCTATCATACACCATCTTAAGGAATCGGATTTCCAGAACTTCCGCCTGGAGAACGGCATTAAACTCTGGCAGGGAATGTGGGACAACCGAGCTCCTGGCGCTCCTTGCTTTACAGCTCCTGTCAAACCCAAGGCCAGGAATCTCCTGTGTGCACCCACTCCAAAGGGATCTACGGATGTTTTTCCCGCCCGAAAGCATTCGCTCAGTGCAGATGCCATGTCCCCAAAAGCGGATTCTCCTCAGAGTGGCATCTCTGACTATGGCAGGCAGGATGAAGAG GGCTCTTGGGTTTCTTCTCCCAAGGAATTCGCCTTTCCCGAAACCATTCCAGAAGAGGCCTCCAGCGTGGAAGACGAACGTGTGGTCATCTTTAGGCTGCCCTCGGCGCCACAACTTATGGATAACTCCTTCTTTACG GCCGATGCCAGCCtcctgcaacagcagcaatccCAGAGTCGTCGTGGCAGCCGCCAGTCGATGAACTCCCGCGACAAGGACAAGGTGCCCTCCACCAAGTTCGAGTTCGATCAGCAGGAACTGATGCGTGGCGCTTCGATGAAGGAGAAGCGAAGTGCCTCCATCGAAAAGGAATCGGACTCGGATAAGTCGGAAAGTGTCAAGGCAGATGTGTCGGCAGCCACTTTCCTGGATGTGGCTGTGCTCCGCTGCCTCTTCATCTCCCACTGGCAGGAGGAGGGCATCTTCTGGAGCCTGCAATATCTATACAATCG ACTAAGTGACATTGGTGAGGAGGCAGCTATCACCTTAAATCAACCCCGCAAAAGGTCAAACTCCTTGCCCATACCACAAATCGAGATTTCCCTGTACCAGGGACCCGGCAGCAACAGTCGTGATAGTCCAGGAAGCTCTGTGGTCAAGGATTACATTGAAATACCCGATCCATCGCCTACAGTGACAGCCTGTGTGGCAG AAGAACCCCAGAGTGCGCCGAGCACCACAGAAAGACGTGGCAgcgagaagaagaagcgcgTTAAGATGGCCGATCTGAGGGCCTTCGTAGAAACCAAGATGTTCTCCAAGTCGGAGAAGAATTTGGAAAAAGTAGGGCTCGATACAAGCTCAGCCAATGGCAAGACACCACTGCAACATGCA GAGTACCATCGCAGCCTGGACACGGGTGAGAAGAAGCTATCCAGATCCGCTTCCATGATAAGTCGGGAGCCAGCCAGCAATTTGATCAAGGGAAAATCCATGCCCAGTCTCAG CTGTCTGCTTGATAGCGG ATTTTACAGATACGTTGAGCCACCCAAGGCCCCGAGGCCATCGCAAGCCGCCTGTCCCCGCTCCACGGCGTTTTACCCTAGGAATCCCATCATTACGGTTACGGAACACACGCCCACACCTTCGCCCGACTATATGAAGCGACAG GGCTCCATTGACTCCCAGCTGGATGCCCTGAGTAATGGCGGAAGTATTGCCGGCATGGGCGGAAATGGAGGTGGTAATGGCAGCACAGGCATgggcagcaccaccacccgCTATCGAGGTCAAATGCTGCGCTCCCACACGGACTCTCACATCGATTACACGGGCGTGGATGAGTCGGAGGCCCCGGGATCCTCCTTCTATATAACACGCGATGGTGGCATTGACTACGAGATTATCCTGCTGGCCATTAGTAATGTTTTCAAGCGGGATCCGGCGCAAGTTTGTTCGCTGCGTGTTTTGGAGGCGGGTTTGAATATTTGTGAACTACTTATTGAGATGGGAGTTCTCAAGTTGGGTGAACATGCTCACGAGATCTCGATGAGTATCACCAGGAGAGCTCTACAGGTCTTGGGATGTCCACATGGCTGCAATGATG GCGTTCGAGGTCCCCCCGCCGACTTCCTGCGCAACCAGTGCCAGAAGATCCTGTCCCGCATGCTGAGGCAGGCGGGTCAGAGGACCAAGCGCTTCATGCAGGAGATGGTGAAGACCTCCCCCCTGCCGGAGCTCATCGACTACTTCCATGCCTTCCTGGCCTTCTGCGTGGACCCGAGCTCCCTGCTCTCGCCCCTGA GTCAGGGCGGCTATTCGACCAATTTTAGTGGCGGCATGAGCGGCGGAGCCGAGGCCCAGGTGGTAGGAGCGGTCTTTAAGCCGCTGGTCAGCCGGTTTGTGGAGGCCAGCAAGGATCTGAAGGGTCCGGAGAACATAGCCCTCTACGGCGACATCCGGCAGCTGGTCACTTATGTGAAGGGCGCCCACGGCGGTCCATTTCGACTGGTGGCTCTCAGCGGAATACTGGCTGTAACCCCAAGACCTCACAAAAAGGGTCCTTCGGCACAGACCACTCGCGTTATAAG ACACATTCCCCAGGCAAATGTGAGCCAGAGCCTGCAGAATGACGACAACCGTTCCCAGCGACGCCTCCTCCTGAAGAAGCGCAGCACCTCATCCGCCTGCGCC AGCCTTTTAGAGACGGAGGCGTGCGAGGAGCACTACAAGACCAGCCAGTCGCCGCTAAGCAACTTCCGGCGGCGGACGACTGGAGTTAGGCCCACCTTGACCCCGCGGCACAGCGAACGAGCCCTGCTGTCCGACTCTACGTCCAGCTCGGAACGCAATTCGCTGGGACGGCTCAGCGGCTTGGTGCGCTGGTTCCGCGGCACGCCCAAGGAGGCCTCCTCCATCGATCTGGAGATCGGATCGCTCAACCCGGAGATCTCCTCCACGTTCATGCGGCACGCCTCGCTGAAGATCCAGCGCGGACGGTCGAGCGATGGCATTGGGCGGTCCATTCAGCGCGCCAAGCGACGCGTCGAGCGGCGGCTGAACCGTTTCGGCGGCATTGTGAAGGGCAAGAAGAAGGTGGGCGGCATCGAGGAGACGGCGGACTTCAGTCGTCGCTCCTCCTCGGACATGTGCGACGGGCCGCGGGAGTCGGAGGTGGTCATCCTCAAGGAGCGCAAGCTGGTGCCCACCGAACCGGTGCGCGTGGGCATGCTGCGTCTCTCCTTCCTGCTGGAGACCTGTGCACCGGGCTCCTTTCCCGATCCCCAGCTGGTGGCCGCCGTCCTGGATCTG CCGCAAGCTCCCCTCGTGGCCAGGGCCACCTTCTTGCTGGAGTGCGCCCACTTTGTCCATTTGTGCAACAAGGGTCAGTGGCCCGCCTGGATGAAACAGAACGTGGGCAGCTACCGGGCATCCGGTGCCAACATCAATCTCAACCAGATGAAGCAGCAGGTGAGCCAAACGAGCGCCCGAAGAACCCACATCCTGCAACGAGCGGCAGGAAAGATGTTCCACCAGTGGGCTGAGATGGTGGGCGCCAGGCTGGAGGAGATCCTGTTCACAGAGCGACTCCAATACGAGGCGGTCAATGCTAGTCTCACAGATCCCGAGAAGCAGCGAGAACTCCTGCAacaggacgaggaggaggacttcCTGGATGAGACCTCTGTGAATCCGCATGGCAATGATTGCCCGCACTCCCTGAAGCTGATTGCCTGTGTGCTGCTATTCGAGATTACGGCCTTCCTGAGGGATACCTATCTCATGCTCCCCAAGACATCCAAGCTGATCCATCGCGACAAGCCGGCGCCCTGGGAGAAGGTGTACCGCGAGGCCAATCGCCGCTGGTCCATGGCCCTGAGTTCCATGGGTCACTCGCAGACCTCCGCCCAGAGCCTGCAGTCGATAGCAGCGGGAAACGATGGAGCCGGTCAGTCGGAGCGGAAGATATCCTTCGTGCTCCACGAACCGGACAATGAGTCGGAGAATAGTAGCAACACAACGCTGACCAAGGAGGGCGAAGAag CCCGTCGACCCACTGCATCGGCTGTACGTCCATTCCTGCTAAGACGCGGCACAGCCACCACAACTGGAGGATCCTTCAAGCGTCGCTCTCTAAAGCTGCGTCGCAACACCAAGGACAGCAAGGACATAGAAACGGATT TCAACATGCAATCGCGAAGGAAGGTCTCCTCGCTCTCTGATCGCAGTGACACCTCGGAGCAGGGCATGATCAGTGGTGGCGAGGAGTCACCTGGTATACTCAGCGATGATCAACAGCCGGAGTCACCCACTGATTCCAATGAGAACGATGATACGGCCAAGAATATGCCCTGGCTAAAGGCCATCATTGATCTTATGTCCAGTTACAACTACTATTGTACTCATAAGGGATATTGCCATCCCTTCTGCTATAAGCGACACATGCGATCCTGCACTCGTTTGGTCAAGGCCACAAGGAAG GTTTATGGCGAGGAATTCGGCTTCACCTTTGATGCGGATCATCCCAATGTGGAACCCACAATAATCACATCCGGTAAACCTCACACTTCTCGAGCCCGCTCCACTCGAAAGGTATCGGAACAGAGTTCCACACAGACATCTCCGTCCAAGCGGAAGGATAGCTTGTCTCGCAAAGATCG CATAAGTGATGATCCAGACTTGGAAATGGCGGAGAAACTAGCCAAAGCTTTTCGCCAGGAGAAGGAAAAGAAGATGCAGGAGGAACCGCCGATCCTGAAGTTCATTCGCATCCACATACGCAACTTGTTCCACTTTCCATTGGCCACGTTGCTAAAAGGAGCTGTTGTCCTCACCGAGGAGATGGTCATCGAGGCAATGCCCGCCGCCTGGGAACTGCTGCTAGAAACGAATCACGATACGGCCACTTCAAGTGCAGCAGTGTTCCTTATGGGTTCGGTGAAGGCACAGAACTTTGCTTTCGACATCATGCAGCGGGCACTGAAGCACAAGGATCCGGACATAAGGATTGGAGCCATCCAGCGATATCTGGTGCTGTGGAAGTGCCGTTTCCATGTCTGGCCGCGAATGGAGGAGAATGCCCACGATGTGACCTTCAAGGTGCCACCGGGAGGCATTGAATTCACACTACCATCGCCCAAGATTGGTATTGAGAGTCTGCCGGTGGTGGATCCACCCTGGATGCCAGTGCAGCAGACCAAGGACATGGACGTCACCCTGAACCAAGATAGACAT AGATCCTTGGTCACCGCCACCAAGAGCCGCAAGATGCAGCAGACGGAGGCCATTCGGAATGCGTTGCGCCAGCAGAGGGACAAACAAAGGGCAGAGCGACATAGCTTCCTGATCACCATGATACCCATAAGTCAACAGGCCTCCCATGAGCCGGGAATGGAGAAACTGGAGGACCATGAGATCGAGGAGGATTTGGATGGCACGCGCATGTCCTCGCACCTGCACCACGCCCACTCGCTCTTCCCCTCCGTCCTGTGCTCCTCCGTGATGCAGATTGTCGGTTGTCTGGACGATGCAGCCATCGGATCGGATGGCAATGCGGTGTACGAGATTGCGTACCAGGTGATATGGGTCTGCTTGGTGGAGGAGTCAGCTCTGTTTCTGCGCTATGTTTTCGAGCGTCTTACTCGGGATCGTCAGGATCAGATGTTCAAGCTGCTGCGACACCTCATTCGATTTGTCCCACGTCTGCCGCAACAGGCGGCATTTGCCCTCTACAACTCCATTATTGGATACATCATGTTCTATGTAAGATCTTCCAACGAACTGAAGCAAGAG CTTGTTGGCTCAGCTTTATCTGTTCTATGGATGGTGGTGCACTCGGTTCATGGCATTATGTTCAAAGATCTAAAGCAGATTCTGCGTAAGGAGCAGTGTGACGCTTCCATTCTGCTAACTGCAAATGTTCCGGCGGCCAAGAAAATCGTAGTACATGGTCCTGCTGATGATGACTACAACATACCCTCTCAATTTCCAGTGCAGGAGGACACTCTCTTCTGCCAGCTGCTCAAGGAGGCCCTGGATTACTATCCCATCGATGAGAAGAACACCAGTCACTATTGCTTAGTAGATTACAAGAGCA GCAAGATCCTCAATCCCAACTGGTACATCCGCGATTTGTACTTCTTCAAGAGATCGCAATACCCGGAGGTGCGCCTCATGCTCATGCGTCCGGAAGAGTCTTTCCTGGCCCTGCAGAAACAAGAGCTCACCAAGAAGTTTGTGGAGATCGGCAAGGTCCACTTGACCTGGGCTATCCTTAAAAACGTGGACATGGTGGTGCAGCGGGTGGTGTTTCTGCACGAGGAGCTGATGAAGCTGCCCTCCTTCCCGCGCAAGGCACTCGAGGTGGATCTGGATCTGCACCATGGTGGCGAGTACGGAAAGGTGCTGCTCGGGTTGGACGTCCTGCACAAGTTCATGTGGGTGCGTCTGATCGCCCGCATGTTCGAGGCCATGGCTGGGAATTTCGCCTACTCAGCGGACATCCAACTCTTTCTGAACGTCCTTTCCGGCGCCTCCATTCTGCATGCCGAAGATTCGTGCATCATGCGCTATGTGATGGCCACCTTCATCAACGCCGCCTTCAACTTCAAGAACATCTTCTCCACGAACGGTTACTTTATGATTATGCCTACCCTTTTGCAAGTATATTCTCTGCATCAGACCAACAAGCTGATCACCACCACGATAGAGTATGCGGTGAAGCAGTTCTATCTGCTGAACCGGAAGCCCTTCATCCTGCAAATGTTTGGTTCCGTTTCCGCCATCCTCGACACCGATGAAGACGGCACTTATGGTGAGGCTCACAAGGTGCAGTCGAGCTGTCTGTTCAATCTGCTGCTCAGCCTGGAGGATCCCTCGCCGGATCCTCTAAATATTGCGGAACTGGTCAAGGAACCCAAACCTTTGAAAGCCATCGATTTTTGTTACCACGACGAGGATGACGACGTCACCGTTTTGGACTGCATTACACTTTGCGTAATGGTGGTATCCTACTCCGCCGAGAGCACTCGAGGATACCAAATGCTA ATAATTTTGGAGGCCATTCTACCCTGTTATCTTCAGCAAATCCAATCGCCCAGCTACATTCCTCTGCAGGGAAAGTCCGAGCGGGATATCATCCTCCAGCTGGCGGTGGCCATCCGCACCATGGTGCACAACTGCGAGGGTCTGGCCAAGAGCTACAATGGACCTTATCGCAACAGTCCGGAGCACAAAGGCTCCTCGCAGCGCAACTGCAGCAGGGGACCACCTTGTTCCCCAGGTCTGGACTTTGAAGAGGAGTCACATCCGAAATACATGACAGATGCCCGCACCAAGAACATGATGGACTCGGCAGAGGATTCGGAAATGATACGCACCGAATACCGGAGACCTCGCGACGTTTTGCTCTCCGTGGTGGCTGATTTCCTGACCAAGTCCACAGCTCGCCTGGCGGAGCTGGCCAAGAAGATGCCCAGTGATACCAAGCCCACAGAGGTTCTGGACGCCAAGTGCCACATTCGTCTAGCGGATATTGCGCACTCCCTGCTGAAGGTTTCGCCCTACGATCCGGAATCCATGGCTTGTCGGGGACTGCAGCGCTATATGCAGGCCGTTCTTCCGCGGGCAGAGTGGTCCAACGATACATTACGCAACGCCCTGGTGACCATTCTGCGGCGCATCGACAAGGTCTTCCTCAAGATCTCGAAGAAGCCATCGATCAGGAGGAACACGGACTGGGAGGCGGCCGCCGGACTGCTGAAGGGCATCCACGAGACGATCATACGGCATTCGTACGTGCTGCACTGGCAGCAGATGAAAACGCTCATTAGCACGGTGCAGAATCTGATCGTCAACGAGCCCGGATCCGGCATCCCCGAGGGCGTCTCCAGCGCAGGAGCAGCGCTCATGTCTCAGAATCCGCCGGCCTTTTTCTGCTCGGCCGTGGTGCGTCTGGTGGCCCTGCAGGTGGTCAGCCCCGTGGACTGTTTCTCCCTCGTGCATATTTGCGGCGGTAGCGCCGAGTTTGCCACGCAGGAAAAGGCCGAGGGCTTTCTAATGCATCTGATAATGCCACTGTGTCTGAAGGTTTGCTCGGGCCGAGGCGTTTCCGACGTGGGCGAATTGAAGATGACGGACGTCTCCTTCCTGCTGACTGCCGTGTTGAATGCGATGAGTCCGCCGGCGGGTCGAACCGGCCAGGCTGTATCCCAGATAAACCGGGTAACCGGCGACCTACGCGCCGGCTCGCTCACTTTCACCGGCAGTCGGGATGCCAAGCGCCCAGCTCGCATCTCCGGTTCCCTCTACCAGGCCGCCTTCCTGGCCCTGCGCATCGTGTGCATCTGCTTTGAGAGCCGGCTTTCCAACGAGTGGCCGCGCATTGTCCGGGTGATGAGGGATCTGGGCAGGCGCAATGAGGCCGCACCAGACCTCTGGAGCTTCATGGAGTTCGTGGTGACCCATCGAACGCCCCTCTACATTGTCCTGCTGCCCTTCATCCTGCACAAG ATATCGCAACCGCCCATTGGCGATCACGAACGCCACATGCAGTTCATCATCAGGGAGCGATTGCGTGGAACTCCGCCACAGGGCGGCATCAAGTCCAAGGGAGCCCTGCTGCTGGAACTGGCCCGGGAGCTGCGTGACCTGCGCGACGAGCTGGAGGAGAAGCGATACG ATCGCGAGAGCTCCGAGCAGAAGAAGAGCGACACACCGGCGGCAACTAGTGCGGCAGAAGCCCACAAGTCGCAGCAAAGACCTTCACTCATATCTATATTCACAGGAACCACCACCGGCCAGGCCACGCACTCCCACGTCTCCGCGGTGCCGATCGACTCGCGCAGCGGATCCGGTGGGATCTGCACGCCCAGCGACACGCTGTCGCAGCAGACGCTGCACCCGCCGCGGGAGTCGCTCTCGAGCAGCTCCACGGGCCGGGATCCGCACACGACGACCAGCGAGAGCCAGAGCGGCGAGGCGGATGCAGGATCGGCGCCCACCTTGGTGGGGGCCACGCCGAGCGGTTCGGGTCACCATGGTTCGGGTGGCGGCGGTACCGGTACCTCTGCCTCCGCAGTGCCCTCGCATCTCTCGCATTCGCAGTCGTTGCAGCAGGCTCCCTTCAAGGCCCAGCCGCCAAAGCTGCGCTTCGTCTCGTCCGTGGAGTTCCGTCACTCCTCCGGTGAGACCTCGACCACGCCCCTCTCGCCGGAGAGCCCGGCAGAGGATAGTTCCGGGGATCACACCAGGTCAAGGCTGCAGCGATCCAAGGCGGCCAGCCGGAAGACCTTCAGGCTGAAGCGCAGTCGCCTCACGCCCATGGAACCACCCAGCATT GTCACCTCCCAGGAGGAGCCGGCGCAGCAGGCACAGGCCAAGACCCTGGGCGAGATTTCCTGGGACTCGGTTTCGCAGACTTCCTCCACCTCCGGCTATCGGGACAACAACAGCCTGCAGACGGGCCTGCTCTCGCCGGATGGCTCCTTGGGTGGCCTGACCCTGGGCCGCTCGCCCTCGCAGCACTCGCTTCTGATGGTCTTCGAGGGGCAGGATGAGGACACCCTCATTTAA